Part of the Alistipes sp. ZOR0009 genome, AATTGGATATCCTTTTTCTCTAAGAATCTCCATTAACGCCTCATCTGTAAGCGGTTGTTTCTTGTTTTCAGCAGCCACACATTCCTCCAAAATGGTTTTAATTTCTCGCGTCGAAACCTCCTCTCCGCTATCATTTTGCATGCCTTCGGAGAAAAAATATTTAAGCGGATAAATCCCAAAATGCGTTTGAATATACTTGCTATTTACAACACGTGAAATAGTGGATATATCTAGCTCCGTAACGGCAGCGATATCCTTAAGAATCATGGGACGCATTCTAGTTTCATCTCCCTCCATAAAATACTCACGTTGAAACTCAAGAATAGCGTTCATCGTAAGCATTAGCGTATTTTGCCTGAGCTTAAGAGCATCTATAAACCACTTCGCCGAATCAATTTTCTGCTTAACAAACGTCACCGCTTCCTTATCCTTTTTGGTAGATTCGGCTTTCTTGGCAACGTACTCCTTCAGCATCACCTGATAATCTTTGCTTATTCTTAACTCGGGCTGGTTCATGGAGTTTAGCGATAGTAGCAGCTCTCCATCTTTAAGTTCCAACAGAAAATCGGGAATAATATGCTCCGCATAAACGCTATGAGGATCGTTATAGCTGCTCCCTGGTTTGGGAGTTAAGCTTATGATCTCATCAACCGCATCACGGAGCTCGTCCTCCGTAATTCCCATCCGGCTTGCTATTTTTTCGTAGTGCTTTTTAGTAAATTCTTCGAAAAAGCTATCCAAAATGGTGGAGGCATTACGCACAGAATCCAACGTCTGATCCTTATGGCGAATCTGTATTACCAGGCATTCCTGAAGCGTTCGAGCACCAACACCTGCAGGTTCAAAATCCTGAATAATGAGTAGCACCTCCTCCAACTCCTGTTCTGTAACCTCTATATTAAGCGCGAAGGCAATATCATCAACAATATTTTCAAGAGGACGACGAAGGTATCCATCATCATCTATACTGCCAATAAGGTATTGCCCCAACGCCTGCTGCCTCGATGTTATTGGGCGCAACCCCATCTGATTTTCGAGGCTCGTATGAAAATCAATCCCTACAGAAAATGGGATGGTGGACTTACTAATATCTTTAGAGAAGTTGTTAGCATACAACTTGTAGCTTGGCGTATCGTCGTCATTTATGTACGTGTCGATATTTGAGAGGTTGTCTTCCTGTGTTTTAGCTGCCATTTCGGCCTCATCCTTCACATGGTCGGCCCCCTCTT contains:
- the rpoN gene encoding RNA polymerase factor sigma-54; this translates as MQKLNLQQRLLQKLSPQQIQMIKLLELPTIQLEQRIKEELEVNPVLEEGADHVKDEAEMAAKTQEDNLSNIDTYINDDDTPSYKLYANNFSKDISKSTIPFSVGIDFHTSLENQMGLRPITSRQQALGQYLIGSIDDDGYLRRPLENIVDDIAFALNIEVTEQELEEVLLIIQDFEPAGVGARTLQECLVIQIRHKDQTLDSVRNASTILDSFFEEFTKKHYEKIASRMGITEDELRDAVDEIISLTPKPGSSYNDPHSVYAEHIIPDFLLELKDGELLLSLNSMNQPELRISKDYQVMLKEYVAKKAESTKKDKEAVTFVKQKIDSAKWFIDALKLRQNTLMLTMNAILEFQREYFMEGDETRMRPMILKDIAAVTELDISTISRVVNSKYIQTHFGIYPLKYFFSEGMQNDSGEEVSTREIKTILEECVAAENKKQPLTDEALMEILREKGYPIARRTVAKYREQLNIPVARLRKEL